From one Cynocephalus volans isolate mCynVol1 chromosome X, mCynVol1.pri, whole genome shotgun sequence genomic stretch:
- the CXCR3 gene encoding LOW QUALITY PROTEIN: C-X-C chemokine receptor type 3 (The sequence of the model RefSeq protein was modified relative to this genomic sequence to represent the inferred CDS: substituted 2 bases at 2 genomic stop codons) gives MHPDNSARNPLVILRSSLALTFETKSSQVSNHKRQSRGAGSTQPGSQSTSPAMGPEELLRESSADXITKEXLPGLYMVPCLPPQVSESQVLDASDFAYLENFSSPYDYSDNESDSCCASAPCPQDFSLSFDRAFQPALYGLLFVLGLLGNGAVAAVLLSQRAARSSTDTFLLHLAVADALLVLTLPLWAVDAAVQWVFGSGLCKVAGALFNINFYAGALLLACISFDRYLSIVHATQLYRRGPPARVTLTCVAVWGLCLLFALPDFIFLSAQRDGRLNATHCNYNFPQAGRAALRVLQLVAGFLLPLLVMAYCYARILAVLLVSRGQRRLRAMRLVVVVVVAFALCWTPYHLVVLVDTLMDLGALARNCGLEGHVDVAKSVTSGLGYMHCCLNPLLYAFVGIKFRERMWTLLMRLGCPERWGPQRQSASTRRDSSWSETTEASFSGL, from the exons CGCAGGTTTCCAACCACAAGCGCCAAAGCAGAGGGGCAGGCAGCACGCAGCCTGGCAGCCAGAGCACCAGCCCAGCCATGGGCCCTGAG GAGCTGCTCAGAGAAAGCTCAGCAGACTAAATCACCAAGGAGTAGCTGCCTGGCCTTTACATggttccctgcctccctccacaGGTGAGCGAAAGCCAGGTGCTAGATGCCTCTGACTTTGCTTATCTGGAAAACTTCAGCTCTCCCTATGACTACAGCGACAACGAGAGTGACTCCTGCTGTGCCTCCGCACCCTGCCCTCAGGACTTCAGCCTGAGTTTCGACAGGGCCTTCCAGCCGGCCCTCTACGGGCTGCTCTTCGTGCTGGGTCTGCTGGGCAACGGCGCTGTGGCGGCCGTGCTGCTGAGCCAGCGGGCGGCCCGGAGCAGCACTGACACCTTCCTGCTCCACCTGGCCGTGGCTGACGCGCTGCTGGTGCTGACACTTCCGCTCTGGGCGGTGGACGCTGCTGTCCAGTGGGTCTTCGGCTCGGGCCTCTGCAAAGTGGCAGGTGCCCTCTTCAACATCAACTTCTACGCAGGGGCCCTCCTGCTGGCCTGCATCAGCTTTGACCGCTACCTGAGCATCGTGCATGCCACCCAGCTCTACCGCCGGGGTCCCCCGGCCCGCGTGACCCTCACCTGTGTGGCTGTCTGGGGGCTCTGTCTGCTCTTTGCCCTCCCGGACTTCATCTTCCTGTCAGCCCAGCGGGACGGGCGCCTCAACGCCACCCACTGCAACTACAACTTCCCCCAGGCAGGCCGCGCAGCCCTGCGGGTGCTGCAGCTGGTAGCCGGGTTCCTGCTGCCCCTGCTGGTCATGGCCTACTGCTACGCCCGCATCCTGGCTGTGCTGCTGGTCTCCCGGGGCCAGCGGCGCCTGCGAGCCATGcggctggtggtggtggtagtggtggccTTTGCCCTCTGCTGGACCCCCTACCACCTGGTGGTGCTGGTGGACACCCTCATGGACCTGGGGGCCTTGGCCCGCAACTGTGGCCTAGAAGGCCATGTGGATGTGGCCAAGTCGGTCACCTCAGGCCTGGGCTACATGCACTGCTGCCTCAACCCACTGCTCTATGCCTTTGTGGGCATCAAGTTCCGAGAGCGGATGTGGACGCTGCTCATGCGCCTGGGCTGCCCCGAGAGGTGGGGGCCCCAGCGACAGTCAGCATCCACCCGCCGGGATTCGTCCTGGTCTGAAACCACAGAGGCCTCCTTCTCGGGCTTGTGA